A single genomic interval of Candidatus Omnitrophota bacterium harbors:
- the purH gene encoding bifunctional phosphoribosylaminoimidazolecarboxamide formyltransferase/IMP cyclohydrolase: MIKVRKALISVSDKTGLEDLVKVLHKFAVKILSTGGTSKAIIRMGVPVKDVSDYTGFPEMLDGRVKTLHPKVHGALLALRDNKEHMDAVKEHGISLIDMVVVNLYPFEKTASKPQIEPEEVIENIDIGGPSMLRSAAKNYKSVCVVCDIADYKRVIEEMEKNSGCISEELLAWLGTKVFARTSAYDAAIHNYLRSQVKGTAAGDEELLPETLTINCKKIQDLRYGENPHQKAAFYKDLLSDEPGVASAVQLGGKELSFNNIVDLNAALEIVKEFALPAAVIVKHTNPCGAAAADTLKQAYLDALDCDRMSAYGSIVGFNAPVDIVVARTILKEADFVECIIAPSYEADVVEALRKKKNLRLLEVKNFGIKTAKIRPDLKKVVGGVLIQDRDILGLKESDLKFVTKTRPTKDELKSLMFGWLVAKHVKSNAIVLSQGTRTVGIGAGQMSRVDSVMIAARKAGERSKGSTLASDAFFPKEDGIEQAARAGVRAIIQPGGSIRDAEVISKADSFGISMVFTGVRHFKH, encoded by the coding sequence ATGATCAAAGTAAGAAAAGCTCTTATAAGTGTATCCGATAAGACCGGACTGGAAGACCTTGTGAAGGTTTTGCACAAATTTGCCGTTAAGATACTCTCCACAGGAGGGACGTCAAAAGCCATAATCCGTATGGGAGTCCCTGTGAAGGATGTGTCCGATTACACCGGCTTTCCTGAGATGCTGGACGGCAGAGTGAAGACGCTCCACCCGAAGGTCCATGGCGCTCTCCTGGCTTTGCGCGATAATAAGGAACATATGGATGCCGTGAAAGAACACGGGATCTCCCTGATAGATATGGTGGTCGTGAATCTCTATCCTTTCGAAAAGACAGCCTCGAAACCGCAGATAGAGCCGGAGGAGGTCATCGAGAATATAGATATCGGAGGCCCTTCGATGCTGAGGAGCGCGGCAAAGAACTATAAATCGGTATGCGTTGTCTGCGATATCGCCGATTATAAGAGAGTTATCGAAGAGATGGAGAAGAATTCAGGTTGTATCTCGGAAGAGCTCCTTGCCTGGCTCGGAACAAAAGTGTTCGCCAGGACCTCGGCCTACGACGCGGCCATACATAATTATTTGAGATCGCAAGTGAAAGGAACGGCGGCCGGCGACGAGGAGCTTTTGCCGGAAACGCTCACGATAAATTGTAAAAAGATTCAGGACCTGCGGTACGGCGAGAACCCTCACCAGAAAGCGGCATTCTACAAGGACCTGTTATCCGACGAGCCGGGCGTCGCTTCCGCGGTCCAGCTCGGAGGGAAGGAGCTTTCGTTCAATAACATAGTAGATCTTAACGCGGCGCTGGAGATAGTGAAAGAATTCGCGCTTCCCGCGGCCGTTATAGTGAAACATACTAATCCGTGCGGAGCGGCGGCGGCCGATACATTGAAACAGGCATATCTGGACGCCCTGGATTGTGACCGCATGAGCGCTTATGGAAGCATCGTCGGATTCAATGCCCCCGTAGATATCGTTGTCGCCAGGACGATCCTCAAAGAGGCCGATTTTGTCGAATGCATCATCGCGCCGTCTTATGAGGCGGATGTCGTCGAGGCATTAAGGAAGAAGAAGAACCTGAGGCTCCTGGAAGTGAAGAATTTTGGTATCAAGACCGCAAAGATCCGTCCCGACCTGAAGAAGGTCGTCGGGGGCGTTCTCATTCAGGATAGGGATATCCTCGGCCTGAAGGAATCAGACCTGAAATTCGTCACTAAAACAAGGCCGACGAAGGATGAGCTTAAGTCGCTTATGTTCGGATGGCTGGTGGCGAAACATGTTAAGTCGAATGCGATCGTCCTGTCTCAGGGCACAAGGACCGTGGGCATTGGCGCGGGCCAGATGTCGAGAGTGGACTCTGTAATGATAGCCGCGCGGAAAGCGGGAGAGCGTTCTAAGGGCTCGACTCTTGCCAGCGACGCGTTCTTTCCCAAAGAGGACGGTATCGAGCAGGCGGCCCGGGCCGGCGTCAGGGCCATAATACAGCCGGGCGGATCTATAAGGGACGCCGAAGTTATCAGTAAGGCGGACTCGTTCGGTATCTCGATGGTCTTTACCGGAGTCAGGCACTTCAAACATTAA
- a CDS encoding bifunctional folylpolyglutamate synthase/dihydrofolate synthase, whose product MTYQEALQYLDSFINYEKKNNYDYNLSFKLDRMKRLCSLLGDPQKEIRSIHVAGTKGKGSTSAIIQSILKSSGFKTGLYTSPHLVSFCERIKINDALITEEDVGAILDTVKSAIDEMGSEKPSFFEIYTALAYLYFKRENVDFAVYEAGLGGRLDATNVIDPLVCVITPISYEHTHILGDTLAKIAYEKAGIIKSGSICVSAPQEDEALAVIGSVCKEREAELVLAGRDIKFKEIASNDEEEVFNVSSFFDKYDSLHMKLLGFHQVINASVAIGAVEALRLSGISIGKDAVRKGIEFARWPGRLEVVRKRSPRIILDGAQNRASADALARSAKKLFKYRKLILVLGVSKDKDIKGMLKELVPVSDIIILTKSGVAERAMDPEFIGALITPESKVAGITQSVKDAIDMALRKAGASDLVLVTGSLFVVGEARQILVKE is encoded by the coding sequence ATGACCTACCAGGAAGCTCTACAATATCTCGATAGCTTCATCAATTACGAAAAGAAGAATAACTACGATTATAACCTCTCCTTTAAACTCGACAGAATGAAGAGGCTATGTTCTCTTTTGGGCGATCCCCAAAAGGAGATCAGGTCCATCCATGTGGCAGGCACCAAAGGAAAAGGCTCCACTTCCGCTATAATACAATCCATTCTGAAAAGCTCCGGTTTTAAGACGGGCCTTTACACGTCTCCGCACCTTGTATCTTTCTGCGAGAGGATAAAAATAAATGACGCTCTTATAACGGAAGAAGATGTGGGCGCTATACTCGATACGGTAAAAAGCGCGATAGATGAGATGGGCTCTGAGAAGCCCTCCTTTTTCGAAATATATACAGCGCTGGCATACCTTTATTTTAAGAGAGAGAATGTGGATTTCGCCGTATATGAGGCGGGATTAGGGGGGCGTCTCGACGCCACCAATGTAATAGACCCCCTGGTATGTGTCATCACTCCGATAAGCTATGAGCACACGCATATTCTCGGAGATACGCTTGCGAAGATCGCGTATGAGAAGGCCGGAATAATTAAGAGCGGCAGCATCTGCGTATCGGCCCCGCAGGAAGACGAAGCGCTCGCGGTTATAGGAAGCGTGTGCAAAGAGAGGGAGGCTGAACTCGTGCTGGCGGGCCGCGATATTAAATTTAAGGAGATCGCCTCAAATGACGAAGAAGAGGTCTTTAACGTCTCTTCATTCTTCGATAAATACGATAGTTTGCATATGAAACTGCTTGGGTTCCATCAGGTGATAAACGCGAGCGTGGCCATAGGGGCCGTAGAGGCGCTTCGTTTGAGCGGGATCTCCATAGGAAAAGATGCGGTAAGGAAAGGGATCGAGTTCGCCAGATGGCCGGGAAGGCTCGAGGTGGTGAGGAAGAGAAGCCCGCGCATAATTCTCGACGGCGCGCAAAATAGAGCCAGCGCAGATGCCCTGGCGCGCTCAGCGAAAAAGCTATTTAAATACAGGAAGCTTATTCTGGTCCTAGGAGTCTCTAAGGATAAGGATATAAAAGGGATGCTAAAGGAACTGGTGCCTGTGTCGGATATCATCATTTTAACGAAGTCCGGAGTGGCCGAGCGGGCGATGGATCCCGAGTTTATAGGCGCTCTTATAACCCCTGAATCTAAAGTTGCGGGTATAACTCAAAGCGTTAAAGACGCGATCGATATGGCTCTCAGAAAAGCGGGAGCGTCCGACCTAGTGCTGG